The genomic interval ATAAACAGACTGGCACAGACCAGTTATCAATCCAAAAAGACTCACAGTAAGTTTCTGAacatttttctgttttttatgaaacaaagacttgatacAAAAAGGAGAGAGTATATAGAATGAACGAGGGCACACACACTCGCGCACAAAAATTAGTAGCCAGTGACCAGAACAAGAGATCAGCCTCCCAGCACAACAACCATCATaacaagaaacaaaacatCCTATAAACTAAACAATTAGTGCACTCGATCCCGAAAATCATCCTAACCCCTCGTAAACCTCAAAATTCTTCTGTTTTGCTCCATTTATAAGACCCAAGACAAACGAATCCGGCTTTGCCTTTCTCCCAAAGCCATGAAGCGACTGCTCACCAGCTCATTGCAACCctttggagaaaaaaaaaccaaataatTGCCAATCTCCTTGAATACCTTGCATCACAACTTCAAAGAAAGATGGCAATGGAGGAAGACATGGTTCAAACGGGCATATGGGGGTGGGGGTGGGGAACCCATACGATAAATTGCACCAGCGACGAGAAAGGCACATGCAACACCTCCTTTTGACAAGATTGCAAGTGTTAACCCTCTCAATAGCCACAAACCTTACCAGAAAATCAACTTCATAAATGATTTTCGAtgagagaaaagaaataaatgagTAAAGTTATCCCTGAtacatgaaaagaaacaataaCATTTGCAAGAAATCATCCCCAAACCAACAAGATTGGTCGCTGCACAAGAGCCAAACACAAACTATTCCAACTTGATTTGACCTCCATCGACGAGAAGCAAGCTTCTTCCAAATATTTTAGAAGAACAACCAGCTAAGCTGCTCCAAGTCGTCAAGGTTTCTCCTAAAGCCAAATTCCATTATAAAGATACAAGGGAAACATCGACGAATCTTGCAATACTCTTGTTTCTTACTAGAGAGAGAAAAACCTAGGACATAACACTTACAGCTGATCTTCCTTTACTCAATTATCCTCCCAAAACAAACTTACAGCATTACTCACAACAAACTTGCAGCATGGTAGAAACGAGAAGCAAAAAAAGTTATCTTTCCAAGGGCAGGTAAGTTTGTTGACATTGACTACATATATAAACAACAGGCAGAAGCCAAATTTGCAGTTTGTGCAAGTAAAAAAGCAAAGTCCGAAATGAGTAACAACACTTTCATCACATGATTTGTCCAACGAATATATTCTTCAATTGGCAACTCCACTAGATGATGCTAGTCGTAATTATCTTGGTTCAATAAGAAACCACAAGAACAGACCAATCTGCAAGCAACATGCCCAACATACAACACAAAATGCgcaaaacttttttttttttggtgcggCGGATGTCATCTTTGAGAATCAATTTTATGTAGCTCAAAATCTAGAGGCTGACCTGTTGGAGGCGATCCATAGTTCTCATAGGCCTAGAGAATTCAAAATAGAATGTACCCTTCTGACCATCTGATGCATAAGGACTATCTTCTTCCACAAAACCTGTCATAGTAACAATGAAAGATATAAAATTGAGGGGAAAAGAAAACTTTTGGGGGGAAGGAGAAgttagtgtgtgtgtgtgtataataTACTGCACAATCTAGCCATAAATAGGGAATAGGGTTTAGCCTTTACAATGAACATAAGCCAACAAGTTTAAGCCAAAAAGCGCTTAATTGAAGTGACACAGCTTATCGAGGttggaaaataatatatatatatatatatatatatatatatgaacagaGTCACAAAAGCAAATGTCTATGATTGATAACGTCTCCTATACCTGAGTGAACATTCAAGCTACTGTGCCACCAACAGCCTTTCCAATCATTTTGTGCACTAGTATCATTCTCTGACAATTGAAATAGATAAGCTTAATTAGAACCCCAAAAAtcaccaaaaaataaaaataaataacaaaCATACATAGGAGTGTTTGTTTCATTTCTTTGACTGAGGGAGGGGGGCTAAAAGAGTGCTATTTACTGTTGGCAAATTTTCCAATGGAGGTAAGATTGGGCAACGttattaaattatatcatGTGCAGTTAGAAGCTTCTGTAATGGAAATAAAGTGTAACAGAAGTCATTTCATAATAAGATAATAGCCAGCTAGATGAACCAGAGATATTGTTGAGTTTGGGTGTTATGAAAAGGGTGAACAATTTTCAACACAGAACTATCTTGGAGGATCATGAAATTTGACATTGAGTTTACCAGAATAAGTTCAATGCCGCCTTCATAAATTGTTATCTCTTTGTCGTCACTCTCTACAGCGCTTGTAGCACTTCATTTACACTATCTTATATTGTAAAGCTAGTCTCTTTTTCTAATGTATAGAGTAGCCTTATTCCTCCATTCATATAAAAGTACCAGCAGAATAAATAGTCTTAGGAATACCGAATACCTGAAGAGCTAATTCCATCTAGGTATCTACAGTGTGGGTTCCAAGCATAAAGATCAACCAAATGACCAAACCTGCTACGATAAAATGACAGTATACAATTAAATCAGAGTCCATTAAACATGTGGATCACTAGTATAAAACTCAATAAATGGGAATGCACTGCTGCACCTGTCACCTCCATTTCCATCCCTGTTGTCCATTGGGTTGCCACCATAGAGACGTCCAGGAATTGCATTTCCAATAGAGAAGTGCATAATATCAACTTcatgggttttgcaagtcttgTTTGTGCAAGAGTCAACTCCTTCCTTACAGCCGCCCATCTAGCAATACAAAATCCCTTTGGGTTGGAACATCCCAATACTTGAGCAAAATATTTTGTACAGGAATAtagaaaaaagaatgaaaaaaatgcaTAGTTCAATAGGCCAGTGAAGAAACTTACATTATGATAAGTTGCAGCTTCACCGATTTGAAACATGAGCGCAATAGATGGGCATTTGTTACTCTCACTAAGTAAGATAATAAAACAAGAGGTAAAATAAGGCATGAAATTCACTGGTAATGGCGTAATGCAACTTACGCGCTGAGCTATGAAATAATCATCGTCAAAGATAACTGTAAACGTGATGCAACCGAGTGACGAGTTAATGAAAcaaaaagagttttttttttttaaagacaacaacaacatccaGTATCTAATTGCAAATCAGTTTCCACAAAACGTAACAGTAGAACACAATCAAGCATACCCTTCTGAGTAAGCGTAATCCCCATCAACTTGAACCATAAAGAAGACATCACGGCCATCATGCAAAGCCTGTACACCAGCTATGTCAAAACGACAAAATAGACAAACAAGAGTAAACAGTCCTAAAACAAGGTCTGGTATAAATCGAAGGCTACCTTGACAGTCATCTTTCCAGCTGTGTACTCGTT from Argentina anserina chromosome 2, drPotAnse1.1, whole genome shotgun sequence carries:
- the LOC126785314 gene encoding uncharacterized protein LOC126785314; amino-acid sequence: MLRLWLLLLVLCVPLLRRVNSHEESGEWSCESDSDIRIQAQSGPGLITLDGHTDDWKDVVGSEFPLLPALDPDAENEYTAGKMTVKALHDGRDVFFMVQVDGDYAYSEGESNKCPSIALMFQIGEAATYHNMGGCKEGVDSCTNKTCKTHEVDIMHFSIGNAIPGRLYGGNPMDNRDGNGGDRFGHLVDLYAWNPHCRYLDGISSSENDTSAQNDWKGCWWHSSLNVHSGFVEEDSPYASDGQKGTFYFEFSRPMRTMDRLQQDAQFTIGGSSKMSVAFWYPVDGKPWHGSGHYSVSCDWVHLDISLETSMLTKVRQSSSVSAASVFALLLSVISLCTSVFIGYWVVKPKTIPFTPVDDDNL